In a genomic window of Sandaracinaceae bacterium:
- a CDS encoding DnaJ domain-containing protein — translation MSDLDQLDYYALLGVDEEASIVKVKEAFRVFARRYHPDRFAGATPEKLERANAIYRRGTEAFQVLTDPVARTRYDEALERGELRLTSEAREAAKPKPKAAAPSAPRIRSAQARTLYDDAVDATKRQDWKAAQRALRGACQLEPDSEFLKERLAQLEQHLRTLR, via the coding sequence ATGAGCGACCTCGACCAGCTCGACTACTACGCGCTGCTGGGCGTGGACGAAGAGGCCAGCATCGTGAAAGTGAAGGAGGCGTTCCGCGTCTTCGCGCGGCGCTATCACCCCGATCGCTTTGCGGGGGCCACGCCCGAGAAGCTGGAGCGCGCCAACGCCATCTACCGACGCGGCACGGAGGCCTTCCAGGTGCTGACCGACCCGGTGGCCCGCACGCGGTACGACGAGGCCCTCGAGCGCGGTGAGCTGCGCCTCACCTCCGAGGCCCGCGAGGCCGCAAAGCCCAAGCCCAAGGCGGCGGCCCCGAGCGCCCCGCGCATCCGCTCGGCCCAGGCACGCACGCTGTACGACGACGCGGTGGACGCCACCAAGCGTCAAGACTGGAAAGCCGCGCAACGAGCGCTGCGTGGCGCTTGTCAGCTCGAGCCCGACAGCGAGTTCTTGAAGGAGCGCCTGGCCCAGCTGGAGCAGCACCTCCGCACCCTGCGCTGA
- a CDS encoding Hsp70 family protein has translation MSGIILGIDLGTTNSVVAVADGEQVTVLADEAGNRLIPSVVSFHPERRILVGEEARDRRLIDARNTVYSIKRLIGRPFKSPEVATAKSRFAFELTESGSGGVVVTVRDETYTLTEISAFVLREVRRIAEARLGQSVNRAVITVPANFNELQRSATKAAGRVAGLEVARIINEPTAAALAYGYGKQRAERVAVFDLGGGTFDLTILELDKDVFEVVATAGDSFLGGDDIDLIIAEAMADHFLKQHRYDVRGDAQAFERLRAAAEWTKCQLSADEKVAVTVEELAYGESGHALDLAFNMTRTELELRMRPTLEKSIEVCKIAMKQSGLTVKDIDSVILVGGSTRVPLVRELVTQFFGQAPRQEIDPDLVVAQGAALHALALGGPEAARGRMALGRVALKKVSLTDLRAAQGANMARKDALPKGPAFAPNVQVERVAAPTAAVEVVTADISKPRGVSAVPAISVGVPAISVGAPKPSGGAKPLLNLDDPMADELGGGAARAPLPPKHPTLVPGATSAAVITASPFARTEGSSLLKLDEPSTPDVRPMVLGVSRAAANPGRQRENTAQFGTGSGPAPASPPRMALDMLDAPIAPVSRPKVNTLSGMVAPTVTSEFEDLGDLEDLELLESEPAPPPSLTTTQTLGEADIQFMATSRQRVNTETLGEADIQFMATSRKRVNTEALEDEDFEVMIGTDLAEPVADPLDQVMALPSRAAPMASAITAPVHAEMTRPVLAVSGPAPLLMDVTPLSLGLETVGGYCQHLIRRNTPIPTEQSRIFSTAQDGQLEVHVRICQGDARAYGENQALGDVLLTGLRDAPRGGVRIEVTFILDASGTLDVRAVDVETGVQQATRINLLGGVSEDEIRSMQARQSVALAGRR, from the coding sequence ATGAGCGGCATCATTCTAGGAATCGACCTCGGCACGACGAACTCCGTCGTGGCCGTGGCGGACGGCGAACAAGTCACCGTCCTCGCCGACGAGGCTGGCAATCGTCTCATCCCCTCGGTCGTATCGTTCCACCCGGAGCGGCGTATATTGGTGGGCGAGGAGGCGCGCGACCGGCGCCTGATCGACGCCCGAAACACGGTCTACTCGATCAAGCGACTCATCGGTCGCCCGTTCAAGAGCCCCGAGGTGGCGACCGCGAAGTCCCGCTTCGCGTTCGAGCTCACCGAGAGCGGCAGCGGTGGTGTGGTCGTCACCGTGCGGGACGAGACCTACACACTGACCGAGATCAGCGCCTTCGTGCTGCGCGAGGTTCGTCGCATCGCCGAGGCGCGCCTGGGGCAGTCGGTCAACCGAGCGGTCATCACGGTTCCCGCGAACTTCAACGAGCTGCAGCGCAGCGCTACCAAGGCGGCGGGGCGCGTGGCGGGCTTGGAGGTCGCGCGCATCATCAACGAGCCGACTGCGGCCGCGCTGGCCTACGGTTACGGCAAGCAGCGCGCCGAGCGGGTGGCCGTGTTCGACTTGGGCGGCGGCACGTTCGACCTGACCATCCTCGAGCTCGACAAGGACGTGTTCGAGGTGGTGGCCACCGCCGGCGACAGCTTCCTCGGCGGCGACGACATCGACCTGATCATCGCCGAGGCGATGGCCGACCACTTTCTGAAGCAGCACCGCTACGACGTGCGCGGCGACGCGCAGGCCTTCGAGCGACTACGCGCGGCGGCGGAGTGGACCAAGTGCCAGCTCTCTGCGGACGAAAAAGTCGCGGTCACGGTGGAGGAGCTCGCGTACGGTGAGAGCGGTCACGCGCTCGACCTCGCGTTCAACATGACGCGCACGGAGCTCGAGCTGCGCATGCGGCCCACCCTCGAGAAGAGCATCGAGGTCTGCAAGATCGCGATGAAGCAGTCGGGCCTGACCGTAAAGGACATCGACAGCGTCATCCTGGTGGGCGGCTCCACGCGGGTCCCGCTGGTGCGTGAGCTGGTCACGCAGTTCTTCGGCCAGGCTCCGCGCCAGGAGATCGACCCCGATCTCGTGGTGGCCCAAGGGGCGGCACTGCATGCCCTCGCGCTCGGTGGCCCCGAGGCTGCGCGTGGGCGCATGGCCCTCGGTCGGGTCGCGCTGAAGAAGGTGTCGCTCACCGATCTGCGCGCGGCGCAGGGCGCCAACATGGCGCGCAAGGATGCTCTCCCGAAGGGGCCTGCGTTCGCACCCAACGTGCAGGTCGAGCGCGTCGCTGCACCCACCGCCGCCGTGGAGGTCGTGACCGCCGACATCAGCAAGCCACGCGGCGTGTCGGCGGTGCCCGCCATCAGCGTGGGCGTCCCCGCCATCAGCGTCGGCGCCCCGAAGCCGAGCGGCGGTGCCAAGCCCCTGCTGAACCTCGACGACCCGATGGCTGACGAGCTGGGCGGCGGCGCGGCACGAGCACCGCTGCCACCCAAGCACCCCACGTTGGTGCCGGGAGCCACCAGCGCCGCGGTGATCACGGCGTCACCCTTCGCCCGGACCGAAGGGAGCTCGCTGCTCAAGCTGGACGAGCCGTCCACCCCCGACGTGCGGCCCATGGTGCTGGGGGTCTCCCGCGCGGCCGCCAACCCTGGGCGTCAGCGCGAGAACACGGCGCAGTTCGGCACCGGCTCGGGCCCCGCGCCGGCCAGTCCCCCGCGCATGGCGCTGGACATGCTGGATGCCCCGATCGCCCCCGTGTCGCGGCCCAAGGTCAACACGCTCTCGGGCATGGTGGCGCCCACCGTCACCAGCGAATTCGAAGATCTCGGCGACCTCGAGGACCTCGAGCTGCTGGAGTCCGAGCCCGCACCGCCCCCCTCGCTGACCACCACGCAGACACTCGGCGAGGCGGACATCCAGTTCATGGCCACGTCGCGGCAGCGCGTGAACACCGAGACGCTGGGGGAGGCCGACATCCAGTTCATGGCCACGTCGCGGAAGCGCGTGAACACCGAGGCCCTCGAGGACGAGGACTTCGAGGTCATGATCGGCACAGACCTCGCAGAGCCGGTCGCGGATCCGCTCGACCAGGTCATGGCGCTGCCCAGCCGCGCGGCGCCCATGGCGTCTGCGATCACGGCTCCGGTCCATGCCGAGATGACGCGTCCCGTGCTGGCCGTGAGCGGGCCGGCGCCGCTGCTGATGGACGTCACGCCCCTTTCACTGGGGCTCGAGACGGTGGGCGGCTACTGCCAGCACCTCATCCGCAGGAACACGCCCATCCCCACGGAGCAGAGCCGCATCTTCTCCACCGCGCAGGACGGTCAACTGGAGGTGCACGTGCGCATCTGCCAGGGCGATGCGCGCGCCTACGGTGAGAACCAGGCGCTGGGCGACGTGCTGCTGACGGGGCTGCGCGACGCGCCGCGCGGTGGCGTGCGCATCGAGGTGACCTTCATCCTGGACGCGAGCGGGACGCTCGACGTGCGCGCGGTGGACGTGGAGACCGGTGTCCAGCAAGCCACGCGCATCAACCTGCTTGGCGGCGTGTCGGAAGACGAGATTCGCTCGATGCAGGCCCGTCAGTCCGTGGCGCTCGCGGGGCGCCGATGA
- a CDS encoding GNAT family N-acetyltransferase/peptidase C39 family protein, translating to MSTEALRTLEIRPARTEDLRALVALEEAVFDYDRLSRRNFQWMQRRANAALLVATPPTPEGETAVTEPEIAGYALVLFHRGTSLARLYSIAVSDSARGQRLGARLLEAAEAEAVARGAVYLRLEVRADNATAIQLYVSRGYVPFERVVGYYGQHGDALRFEKRIRFPSLESHVRAIPYYEQITDFTCGSASLMMAMAALDSDYTPSRQEELQIWREATTIFMTSGHGGCSPHGLAVAAATRGFEVSVYSNSDSVPFLEGVRDEAKKEVMRLVHEDFLAKLDASHAQVVQSVLSFEELRARMDEGVVPVVLISEYRLTHKKAPHWVVLTGYDERFVYMHDPGVDEDEHRSATDYIHVPVTHADFERMSRFGRSRLRSVVMLSAPRSRSGDRRRKSRRRTPTP from the coding sequence ATGTCCACGGAAGCCCTGAGAACGCTAGAGATTCGACCCGCGCGCACAGAGGACCTGCGCGCGCTCGTGGCGCTCGAAGAGGCGGTGTTCGACTACGATCGGCTCTCGCGGCGTAACTTCCAGTGGATGCAACGGAGGGCGAACGCCGCGCTGTTGGTGGCCACTCCACCCACCCCGGAGGGCGAGACGGCGGTCACGGAGCCCGAGATCGCGGGCTACGCGTTGGTGCTGTTTCACCGCGGCACGTCGCTGGCGCGGCTCTACTCCATCGCCGTGTCGGACAGCGCACGCGGGCAGCGTCTGGGGGCCCGGTTGCTGGAGGCGGCCGAGGCCGAGGCCGTTGCGCGCGGCGCCGTGTACCTGCGCCTCGAGGTGCGCGCCGACAACGCCACGGCCATCCAGCTGTACGTCTCGCGCGGGTACGTGCCGTTCGAGCGCGTGGTGGGGTACTACGGCCAGCACGGTGACGCGCTGCGGTTCGAGAAGCGCATCCGGTTCCCCAGCCTCGAGAGCCACGTCCGCGCCATCCCCTACTACGAGCAGATCACCGACTTCACGTGCGGGTCCGCGTCGCTCATGATGGCCATGGCTGCGCTCGACAGCGACTACACCCCGTCGCGCCAGGAAGAACTCCAGATCTGGCGCGAGGCGACCACCATCTTCATGACCAGCGGCCACGGGGGTTGCAGCCCACACGGCCTGGCGGTGGCTGCCGCCACGCGGGGCTTCGAGGTGTCCGTCTACAGCAACAGCGACAGCGTGCCTTTCCTCGAGGGGGTCCGTGACGAGGCCAAGAAGGAGGTCATGCGCTTGGTCCACGAGGACTTCCTCGCGAAGCTGGACGCCTCGCATGCGCAGGTGGTGCAGAGCGTGCTCAGCTTCGAAGAGCTCCGCGCACGCATGGACGAGGGGGTGGTGCCGGTGGTGCTGATCAGCGAGTACCGGCTCACGCACAAGAAGGCGCCCCACTGGGTGGTGCTCACGGGGTACGACGAGCGCTTCGTCTACATGCACGACCCGGGTGTCGACGAAGACGAGCATCGCTCGGCGACCGACTACATCCACGTCCCGGTGACCCACGCCGACTTCGAGCGCATGTCCCGCTTCGGGCGCTCGCGCTTGCGCTCCGTGGTGATGCTGAGCGCGCCGCGGTCGCGGTCGGGTGACCGCCGCCGCAAGTCTCGCCGCCGCACCCCAACCCCCTGA
- a CDS encoding wax ester/triacylglycerol synthase family O-acyltransferase — protein sequence MERLTGLDASFLYMETPQVQMHVGFACVFSPGDMPGGYSFHTISRRIARAAQEHYALRRRLVHVPLDLHHPLWVDDPDFDVIHHVRHVALPAPGGEEELGAMVGRIYSTPLDRSRPLWEAWVIEGLERGRFCLFMKFHHAAVDGVAGSELVMHLLQQSPKPGPDKPVAPREPDRIPTDLEMVSFALRSKLKAPAQFANVLGQSVKFVDTVIKRRRDPEQDAGGTPLVAPRTPWNGAVSARRKLANARVPLETIKDIKNAFGTTVNDVVLAIAGSVLRTYLLERGALPSAPLTAVCPMSVRQKEEHGQANNKVSAMFVCLYTNIEDPVERLKEIHKTTLGAKAEHNALGADTLQNWAELAGPSVFASAVRFYSTRNLADRHRPIHNLVISNVPGPRFPLYLEGAKLEAIYPLGPVMEGAGLNLTLMSYLDAIDFSYLVDAELVPDVWDMARMTTGALQELLEAARAHRASQFPPPVAVIPAPPPVPSIPEPPAPAKAAATRKPAEPKAEAPPSDEAPRTRKKPAAKRKAR from the coding sequence ATGGAGCGACTCACCGGACTGGACGCCTCGTTTTTGTACATGGAGACCCCGCAAGTGCAGATGCACGTGGGGTTTGCGTGCGTCTTTTCGCCAGGCGACATGCCCGGCGGGTACTCGTTCCACACCATCTCACGGCGCATCGCGCGAGCTGCACAAGAGCACTACGCCTTGCGCCGCCGGCTGGTGCACGTGCCGCTCGACCTGCATCACCCGCTCTGGGTGGACGACCCCGACTTCGACGTCATCCACCACGTGCGTCACGTGGCGCTGCCGGCCCCGGGGGGCGAGGAGGAGCTCGGCGCGATGGTCGGCCGCATCTACAGCACGCCGCTCGACCGGTCGCGGCCGCTGTGGGAGGCGTGGGTCATCGAGGGGCTCGAGCGGGGTCGCTTCTGCTTGTTCATGAAGTTCCACCACGCGGCGGTGGACGGCGTGGCCGGGTCGGAGTTGGTCATGCACCTCCTCCAGCAGAGCCCCAAGCCCGGGCCCGACAAGCCGGTCGCCCCCCGCGAGCCCGACCGCATCCCCACGGATCTCGAGATGGTCAGCTTCGCCCTGCGCTCCAAGCTCAAGGCGCCAGCGCAGTTCGCGAACGTGCTCGGCCAGTCGGTGAAGTTCGTGGACACCGTCATCAAGCGTCGGCGTGACCCCGAGCAGGACGCGGGCGGCACCCCGCTCGTGGCGCCGCGCACACCATGGAACGGCGCCGTCAGCGCTCGCCGCAAGCTGGCCAACGCGCGGGTGCCGCTCGAGACCATCAAGGACATCAAGAACGCGTTCGGGACCACCGTGAACGACGTGGTGCTCGCCATCGCGGGCAGCGTGCTGCGCACCTACCTGTTGGAGCGTGGCGCGCTGCCCAGCGCCCCGCTGACGGCGGTGTGCCCCATGTCGGTGCGGCAGAAGGAAGAGCACGGTCAGGCCAACAACAAGGTCAGCGCCATGTTCGTGTGCCTCTACACCAACATCGAAGACCCGGTGGAGCGCCTGAAGGAGATCCACAAGACCACCCTGGGGGCCAAAGCCGAGCACAACGCGCTCGGCGCGGACACGCTGCAGAACTGGGCAGAGTTGGCAGGACCCAGTGTCTTTGCATCGGCGGTGCGCTTCTACTCCACGCGCAACCTCGCCGACCGTCACCGGCCGATCCACAACCTGGTCATCAGCAACGTCCCGGGGCCCCGCTTCCCGTTGTACCTCGAGGGCGCCAAGTTGGAGGCCATCTACCCTCTGGGCCCGGTCATGGAGGGCGCCGGGCTCAACCTGACGCTGATGAGCTACCTCGACGCCATCGACTTCAGCTACCTGGTGGACGCCGAGCTGGTGCCGGACGTGTGGGACATGGCGCGCATGACGACCGGCGCGCTGCAAGAGCTGCTGGAGGCCGCACGCGCGCATCGCGCGTCGCAGTTTCCGCCGCCGGTGGCGGTCATCCCTGCGCCGCCGCCCGTACCGTCCATCCCGGAGCCGCCTGCACCGGCGAAGGCTGCGGCCACGCGGAAGCCCGCCGAGCCCAAGGCCGAGGCCCCGCCGAGTGACGAAGCGCCGCGCACGCGCAAGAAGCCAGCGGCCAAGCGCAAGGCACGCTGA
- a CDS encoding L,D-transpeptidase family protein, giving the protein MTSVCPDDAAAEGLTVLDLRPEWTPRVFTEDASLGPVGVQPYRATLLALADENFEALPEDVEPERFLELFGIFPTLRVVHQRLLETERHACRAGVSDTNLGVLDELLRPWGDRGQKEARVRRVEWQRHRLEQARERLGLATIHELMTDERYGAEYRRYEHERVPVDAVRELVEHLRCDGLLPERFTDGVFDGHLVDALIVFQRRHMVTNAGFVDTPTREAFLQDSREADFATLLRVLRERVVDATGLIEDGSAAHAWGTVMGHKLDTAEFQMDAGHDAAPNAAPDLISPATEAAAQALGWTDAEAATRALGQLLTHGHAQVAVRLPPLPEYHGGEMALRAEIHRGDVYYDYPYTNTGAQIHQPTAQRPVFTLYVTHEGQEIALARWATTIGGWKTERTPGGGVGMSYKESPVGQRIMRDIIASPAWLPPPSTPNEDMVRRVPGVGYRANNALFGPSYRSAYGMVMLMHHRVMPTRAEGDPPRIHDEGIRTHGSVSYRSIVRGTSHGCHRLYNHLAVRLASFVLAHRPHQRHGSITVRYAKRFNYLGSYINFRIDSRGYRYELTPPMRVDVLEGTIRGARRAPVDGVRRLAGSAAASAVADTAD; this is encoded by the coding sequence GTGACCTCGGTCTGCCCGGACGACGCGGCGGCCGAGGGGCTGACGGTGCTCGATCTGCGGCCCGAGTGGACGCCGCGTGTGTTCACGGAGGACGCGTCGCTCGGCCCGGTGGGGGTGCAGCCCTACCGCGCGACCCTGCTGGCCCTCGCCGACGAGAACTTCGAGGCGCTGCCCGAGGACGTGGAGCCGGAGCGCTTCCTCGAGCTCTTCGGCATCTTTCCCACCCTGCGCGTGGTGCACCAGCGGCTCCTCGAGACCGAGCGCCATGCGTGCCGCGCGGGCGTGAGCGACACGAACCTCGGGGTGCTGGACGAGCTGCTGCGCCCGTGGGGCGACCGTGGCCAGAAGGAGGCCCGCGTGCGTCGCGTGGAGTGGCAGCGCCACCGGCTCGAGCAGGCGCGCGAGCGGCTGGGCCTCGCCACCATCCACGAGCTGATGACCGACGAGCGCTACGGCGCCGAATACCGCCGCTACGAGCACGAGCGGGTCCCCGTGGACGCCGTGCGTGAGCTGGTGGAGCACCTGCGCTGCGACGGGCTGCTCCCCGAGCGCTTCACCGATGGCGTGTTCGACGGGCACCTGGTGGACGCGCTGATCGTGTTCCAGCGCCGGCACATGGTGACCAACGCGGGCTTCGTGGACACACCCACGCGGGAGGCGTTCCTCCAGGACAGCCGCGAGGCGGACTTCGCCACGCTGCTGCGCGTGCTGCGTGAGCGCGTGGTGGACGCGACCGGGCTGATCGAGGACGGCTCCGCGGCGCACGCGTGGGGCACGGTGATGGGCCACAAGTTGGACACCGCCGAGTTCCAGATGGATGCGGGTCACGATGCCGCCCCCAATGCGGCGCCGGACCTCATCTCGCCCGCTACCGAGGCTGCCGCGCAGGCGCTGGGCTGGACCGACGCCGAGGCCGCCACGCGCGCGCTGGGCCAGCTTCTCACGCACGGACACGCGCAGGTGGCGGTGCGCCTCCCGCCGCTGCCCGAGTACCATGGCGGCGAGATGGCGCTGCGGGCCGAGATCCACCGCGGCGACGTGTACTACGACTACCCGTACACGAATACCGGCGCGCAGATCCATCAGCCCACCGCGCAGCGTCCGGTCTTCACGCTCTACGTCACGCACGAAGGACAGGAGATCGCGCTGGCACGTTGGGCCACGACCATCGGAGGCTGGAAGACCGAGCGCACGCCCGGTGGCGGCGTGGGCATGAGCTACAAGGAGTCGCCCGTGGGGCAGCGCATCATGCGGGACATCATCGCCAGCCCGGCTTGGCTGCCGCCGCCCAGCACGCCCAACGAGGACATGGTGCGCCGCGTGCCGGGCGTGGGCTACCGCGCCAACAACGCGCTCTTCGGCCCGAGCTACCGCAGCGCCTACGGGATGGTGATGCTCATGCACCACCGCGTCATGCCCACCCGCGCCGAGGGCGACCCACCGCGTATCCACGACGAAGGCATCCGCACCCACGGGTCGGTCAGCTACCGCTCCATCGTGCGGGGCACCAGCCACGGGTGCCATCGGCTCTACAACCACCTCGCCGTTCGCCTGGCGTCGTTCGTCCTCGCGCACCGGCCCCATCAGCGGCACGGCTCCATCACCGTGCGCTACGCCAAGCGCTTCAACTACCTGGGCTCCTACATCAACTTCCGCATCGACTCGCGGGGCTACCGCTACGAGCTCACCCCACCCATGCGCGTGGACGTTCTCGAAGGCACCATCCGCGGTGCCCGCCGGGCCCCGGTGGACGGGGTCCGACGCCTCGCGGGCAGTGCTGCTGCGTCGGCCGTGGCGGACACGGCGGACTGA
- a CDS encoding EAL domain-containing protein, with protein sequence MTRRDTRRPSVDEARPRVLFVDDERHVQRAFEQAAFSLGVVVELANSATQALRAVERGRFDVIAVDLSMPGLDGLGMVERLREVSPSSAFVLVSGAPSLELPTRPDVHLDAFVVVKPWDPQVLRDTLLDALERAEELALRPSTEPLASVEASLLVLDVDVARAENTLALLRGAGLCVVGCRATHSLNDALDMLEAGHFDIVLMDLSLTQGIGMDAIVRLRLASPDSAIVVLSPKWDETSARHAVQLGAQDCLEHGLGEPAALRRALMFALERKRFERRSSYVARYDYLTGLPNRASFRDRLAHALARFRREDQAFAVMFVDIDRFKSVNESFGQAAGDRFLREVAHRIQVCLREGDTLARLERDEFGLILEGPIAREGVSEIARRIREAMAEPLRFEQTDIVPRASIGAALCPDAGDTVEALIDAADSAMFGGKRHGGDRFAIAGQVNTTAALSRLRQEGQLRYALERNQFTLEYQPKWSTVQQRTVGVEALIRWRNVSGQVIPPNDFVPVLEALGLIVPVGAWVIDTALGQLSRWRRAGAHDLHMAVNLSPIQLEDDGVLDTIRLALERHGLDESLLEVEITETTLLRSTSRAHFVLGELRRRGVRVALDDFGTGHSSLANLASFEVDALKIDRSFVLADDRRSQAIVASIIDLAHRLGIEVVAEGVETQAQHDALIAAGCDILQGYLLGRPSAPDALGLDGAHA encoded by the coding sequence ATGACGCGCCGTGACACACGCCGTCCCTCCGTGGACGAGGCCCGACCGCGGGTACTCTTCGTCGATGACGAGCGGCACGTCCAGCGCGCGTTCGAGCAGGCGGCCTTTTCACTCGGGGTGGTCGTCGAGCTGGCCAACAGCGCCACGCAGGCGCTGCGCGCGGTGGAGCGAGGCCGCTTCGACGTCATCGCCGTGGATCTCAGCATGCCCGGGCTCGATGGCCTCGGCATGGTGGAGCGTCTGCGCGAGGTGAGCCCGTCCAGCGCGTTCGTGCTCGTGTCGGGCGCGCCTTCGCTCGAGCTGCCCACGCGTCCCGATGTGCACCTCGACGCGTTCGTGGTCGTGAAGCCGTGGGACCCGCAGGTGCTCAGGGACACGCTGCTCGACGCGCTCGAGCGGGCCGAGGAGCTCGCCCTGCGTCCCTCGACCGAGCCGCTCGCGTCCGTAGAGGCCAGCTTGCTGGTGCTGGACGTGGACGTTGCGCGCGCGGAGAACACGCTCGCGTTGCTGCGGGGCGCGGGCCTGTGCGTGGTCGGGTGCCGCGCCACCCACAGCCTGAATGACGCCCTCGACATGCTCGAGGCTGGCCACTTCGACATCGTGCTCATGGACTTGAGCCTCACGCAGGGCATCGGCATGGACGCCATCGTCCGTCTGCGCCTGGCGTCGCCCGACAGCGCCATCGTCGTGCTCTCGCCGAAGTGGGACGAGACCAGCGCGCGGCACGCCGTCCAGCTGGGCGCCCAGGACTGCCTCGAGCACGGCTTGGGCGAGCCCGCGGCGCTGCGCCGGGCGCTCATGTTCGCCCTCGAGCGCAAGCGCTTCGAGCGCCGCTCGTCGTACGTGGCGCGCTACGACTACCTCACGGGTCTGCCCAACCGGGCCAGCTTCCGTGACCGGCTCGCGCACGCGCTGGCGCGCTTCCGCCGCGAGGACCAGGCATTTGCGGTCATGTTCGTGGACATCGACCGCTTCAAGTCGGTCAACGAGTCCTTCGGCCAGGCCGCGGGCGACCGCTTCCTGCGCGAGGTGGCGCATCGCATCCAGGTGTGCCTGCGTGAGGGGGACACGCTCGCCCGGCTCGAGCGCGACGAGTTCGGCCTCATCCTCGAGGGGCCCATCGCGCGCGAGGGGGTGTCCGAGATCGCGCGGCGCATCCGCGAGGCCATGGCGGAGCCGCTGCGCTTCGAGCAGACCGACATCGTGCCGCGAGCCAGCATCGGCGCTGCGCTCTGCCCCGACGCGGGCGACACCGTGGAGGCGCTCATCGACGCGGCCGACTCCGCCATGTTCGGCGGCAAGCGGCACGGCGGAGACCGCTTCGCCATCGCGGGGCAGGTCAACACCACGGCGGCGCTCTCGCGCCTGCGCCAAGAGGGGCAGCTGCGCTACGCGCTCGAGCGCAACCAGTTCACGCTCGAGTACCAGCCCAAGTGGTCCACCGTGCAGCAGCGCACGGTGGGTGTGGAGGCGCTCATTCGCTGGCGCAACGTCAGCGGTCAGGTCATCCCGCCCAACGACTTCGTGCCCGTCCTCGAGGCGCTCGGCTTGATTGTCCCGGTGGGCGCGTGGGTCATCGACACGGCGCTCGGGCAGCTCTCGCGCTGGCGCCGCGCTGGCGCCCACGACCTCCACATGGCCGTCAACCTCTCGCCCATCCAGCTGGAAGACGACGGCGTGCTCGACACCATCCGCTTGGCGCTCGAGCGTCACGGCCTCGATGAGTCGCTGCTGGAGGTGGAGATCACCGAGACCACCCTGTTGCGCTCCACGTCGCGAGCGCACTTCGTGCTCGGCGAGCTGCGTCGCCGGGGTGTCCGCGTGGCCCTCGACGACTTCGGCACAGGCCACTCGAGCCTGGCCAACCTCGCCAGCTTCGAGGTGGACGCGCTCAAGATCGACCGCTCCTTCGTGCTGGCCGATGACCGGCGCAGTCAGGCCATCGTCGCGTCCATCATCGACCTCGCTCATCGCCTCGGTATCGAGGTGGTCGCCGAGGGCGTGGAGACCCAGGCTCAGCACGACGCGTTGATCGCGGCCGGCTGCGACATCCTGCAGGGCTACTTGCTGGGCCGGCCGAGCGCGCCCGACGCGCTGGGTCTCGACGGCGCACACGCCTGA
- a CDS encoding dioxygenase, whose amino-acid sequence MSRQPTFYIPHGGGPCFFMEWTMGPPDTWNALEEWLRGFPATLPEAPRALLVISAHWETQGFTVTSAAQPPLLYDYSGFPPHTYQLTWPAPGEPELARRVAALLDAAGFETASDEKRGFDHGVFVPLKVSFPEASIPTVQLSLDRRLDPAQHLLLGRALAPLRDEGVFIVGSGMSYHNMQHFQRSLARDASATFDAWLAESLGLPREAREDRLRAWADAPAARIAHPREEHLLPLMVVAGAAGDDLAHAAYRGAVMSATVSAFRFG is encoded by the coding sequence ATGAGCCGCCAGCCCACCTTCTACATCCCGCACGGCGGAGGCCCCTGCTTCTTCATGGAGTGGACCATGGGCCCGCCCGATACGTGGAACGCGCTCGAGGAGTGGCTGCGCGGCTTCCCGGCGACGCTGCCGGAGGCGCCCCGCGCGTTGCTGGTGATCTCGGCACACTGGGAGACGCAGGGCTTCACCGTGACGTCCGCCGCACAGCCGCCGCTGCTCTACGACTACTCCGGCTTTCCGCCGCACACCTACCAGCTGACCTGGCCCGCGCCCGGTGAGCCCGAGCTCGCACGACGCGTGGCTGCCCTGCTCGACGCGGCGGGCTTCGAGACGGCCTCGGACGAGAAGCGGGGCTTCGACCACGGCGTCTTCGTGCCGCTCAAGGTGAGCTTCCCAGAGGCCAGCATCCCCACCGTCCAGCTCTCGCTCGACCGGCGCCTCGACCCCGCGCAGCACCTCTTGCTGGGGCGAGCGCTCGCGCCGCTGCGCGACGAGGGCGTGTTCATCGTGGGCTCGGGCATGAGCTACCACAACATGCAGCACTTCCAGCGGTCGCTGGCGCGGGACGCCTCCGCCACCTTCGACGCATGGCTGGCCGAGAGCCTGGGCTTGCCGCGCGAGGCGCGCGAGGACCGCTTGCGAGCGTGGGCGGATGCACCCGCGGCACGCATCGCGCATCCACGCGAGGAGCACCTCCTGCCGCTCATGGTGGTGGCGGGTGCCGCAGGAGACGATCTGGCGCACGCCGCGTACCGAGGCGCGGTGATGTCCGCCACCGTGTCCGCGTTCCGCTTCGGCTGA